In one window of Shewanella goraebulensis DNA:
- a CDS encoding UDP-2,3-diacylglucosamine diphosphatase, with the protein MHTVFMGDLHLSADRPDISQAFIDYLNSDLSEVEAMYIIGDLFEVWTSDDIAEPFTDDIATHIKQVSKRMPVYFIHGNRDFMVGKEFAAKSGMQLLPEIKVLDLYGIQTVVLHGDSLCTLDKSYQRFRRFRNSAIVKWIYCHLPKSTRQKIAADIRHKSQSGNQDKSYVIMDVEQSAVDALLGNTHTQRMIHGHTHRPAIHELDDNKQRIVVGDWYDQGSILIVNKDSAELQQLPFSAKK; encoded by the coding sequence GTGCACACTGTATTTATGGGCGATTTGCACTTAAGTGCCGATCGTCCTGATATCTCTCAAGCCTTTATTGACTACCTCAATTCAGATTTATCTGAAGTTGAAGCCATGTACATTATCGGTGATTTGTTTGAAGTGTGGACCAGCGATGATATTGCTGAGCCTTTTACTGATGACATTGCTACACATATCAAACAAGTATCTAAGCGAATGCCAGTTTACTTCATTCATGGCAATCGTGATTTTATGGTAGGTAAAGAATTTGCAGCCAAATCTGGTATGCAGTTATTACCTGAAATCAAAGTACTCGATTTATACGGCATCCAAACTGTAGTGCTACACGGTGACAGTTTATGCACCCTAGATAAGTCTTACCAACGCTTCCGCCGCTTTAGAAACTCAGCAATCGTTAAATGGATTTATTGTCACTTACCAAAATCGACTCGACAAAAAATCGCTGCAGATATCAGGCATAAAAGCCAAAGTGGAAATCAAGATAAAAGCTATGTCATCATGGATGTAGAACAGTCTGCCGTTGATGCCTTATTAGGTAATACCCATACCCAAAGAATGATCCACGGGCACACTCATCGCCCAGCTATTCATGAATTAGATGATAATAAGCAACGTATTGTTGTTGGTGATTGGTACGATCAAGGTAGTATTTTGATTGTAAATAAAGACAGTGCTGAATTACAACAACTGCCCTTCTCTGCTAAAAAGTAA
- the glnS gene encoding glutamine--tRNA ligase, whose amino-acid sequence MSQVDNEVRPSNFIRNIIDEDLKSGKHNSVQTRFPPEPNGFLHIGHAKSICLNFGIAKDYQGQCNLRFDDTNPEKEDIDYVHSIQDDVRWLGFDWSGEIRYSSNYFDQLHQYAVELITKGLAYVCFLNAEETREYRGTLKEPGKNSPYRDTSVEENIVLFEKMRKGEFKEGECALRAKIDMASPFMCMRDPVIYRIRFAHHHQTGDKWCIYPMYDFTHCISDAIENITHSLCTLEFQDNRRLYDWVLDHLDDFNLPNRTRQYEFSRLNLEYTMMSKRKLNDLVTRNIVNGWDDPRMPTIAGLRRRGYTPASIREFCQRIGVTKQENLIEGGVLDACIREELNENAPRAMAVLKPIKVIIENYPSESPEIINAPMHPNKPEMGTRELAFGKELFIDAEDFRESANKHFKRLVLGKEVRLRNAYVIKAERFDQDDEGNVTTVYCTYDNETLGKNPSDGRKVKGVIHWVEASTAKPAEFRLYNRLFTEATPAAFETLDEVINTESLVVLQGVAEAGLVNAQAEKAYQFEREGYFCADSKDSSKEHLVFNLTVPLRDSFA is encoded by the coding sequence ATGAGTCAAGTGGACAACGAAGTACGTCCTAGTAACTTCATACGTAATATCATTGATGAAGACTTAAAAAGTGGTAAGCACAACAGTGTGCAAACCCGATTCCCGCCTGAGCCAAATGGTTTTTTACACATTGGTCATGCTAAGTCTATTTGTTTAAATTTTGGTATTGCAAAGGATTATCAAGGTCAGTGTAACTTACGCTTTGATGATACGAATCCTGAAAAAGAAGACATCGATTATGTTCATTCTATTCAAGATGACGTTCGTTGGTTAGGCTTCGATTGGTCTGGTGAAATTCGTTATTCGTCTAACTATTTTGATCAACTGCATCAATATGCGGTTGAGTTGATCACTAAAGGGTTAGCTTACGTTTGTTTCTTAAATGCAGAAGAGACACGTGAATACCGTGGTACCTTAAAAGAGCCAGGTAAGAATAGCCCATACCGTGATACTTCCGTTGAAGAAAACATAGTGCTCTTTGAAAAAATGCGCAAAGGTGAATTCAAAGAAGGTGAATGTGCTCTTCGTGCAAAAATCGATATGGCTTCACCGTTCATGTGTATGCGTGACCCTGTGATTTATCGTATTCGTTTTGCGCACCATCATCAAACAGGTGACAAGTGGTGCATCTACCCGATGTACGATTTTACTCATTGTATTTCTGATGCGATTGAAAATATTACTCACTCGTTATGTACATTAGAGTTCCAAGACAATCGCCGTTTGTATGATTGGGTATTAGATCATTTAGATGACTTTAACTTACCAAACCGTACCAGACAGTATGAATTTTCAAGATTGAATCTTGAATACACTATGATGTCAAAGCGTAAGCTAAATGATTTGGTTACTCGCAACATAGTAAATGGTTGGGATGATCCTCGCATGCCGACTATTGCAGGGTTACGCCGTAGAGGTTATACACCTGCTTCTATCCGTGAGTTTTGTCAACGTATTGGCGTGACAAAGCAGGAGAACTTAATCGAAGGTGGCGTGCTTGATGCGTGTATTCGTGAAGAGTTAAATGAAAATGCCCCGCGGGCAATGGCTGTGCTAAAACCGATCAAAGTGATTATTGAGAATTATCCATCAGAATCGCCAGAAATCATTAATGCACCAATGCACCCTAACAAGCCTGAAATGGGAACGCGTGAGTTAGCATTCGGTAAAGAGTTATTTATCGATGCTGAAGATTTCCGCGAGTCAGCGAACAAACATTTCAAACGTTTAGTATTAGGCAAAGAAGTACGTTTACGTAACGCTTATGTCATTAAAGCTGAACGTTTTGACCAAGATGACGAAGGTAATGTCACTACTGTTTATTGTACTTATGACAATGAAACATTAGGCAAGAACCCAAGTGATGGCCGTAAAGTAAAAGGTGTGATTCATTGGGTTGAAGCTTCAACAGCTAAACCTGCAGAGTTTCGTTTATATAATCGTTTGTTTACTGAAGCAACTCCAGCAGCATTCGAAACACTAGACGAAGTTATAAATACTGAATCATTAGTGGTATTACAAGGTGTTGCTGAAGCGGGTCTTGTAAACGCACAAGCTGAAAAAGCTTATCAGTTCGAACGTGAAGGTTACTTTTGTGCAGACAGTAAAGACTCTTCAAAAGAACATTTAGTGTTTAACTTAACGGTTCCATTACGAGATTCTTTTGCATAA
- a CDS encoding Yip1 family protein, with product MILNHLMGLYTHPKQEWKTIERNHEAVKSSLSHILLIALIPAVCSFIATAYIGWHPANGDPLFLTPQSAMFMSVGMYFGLIGGVMALAYLSFWMAKTFDASPTFTQALELAAYTATPLFMVGISVLYPVLWFIMLVGLAGLAYSVYLLYAGVPIIMNIPEEKGFIYASSVVTAGLVLLVGLMGSSVILWSLGFGPMMQ from the coding sequence ATGATACTAAATCACTTAATGGGGCTTTACACTCATCCGAAACAAGAGTGGAAAACAATTGAACGCAATCATGAGGCAGTAAAAAGCAGTCTCAGTCATATATTACTCATCGCATTAATTCCTGCAGTATGCAGCTTTATAGCGACAGCTTACATTGGTTGGCATCCAGCAAATGGTGACCCACTATTTTTGACACCACAAAGTGCAATGTTTATGTCGGTAGGGATGTATTTCGGCCTTATCGGTGGTGTGATGGCATTAGCATACTTATCTTTTTGGATGGCAAAAACCTTTGATGCATCACCAACATTTACCCAAGCATTAGAACTTGCCGCATACACTGCGACACCATTATTTATGGTTGGTATTTCGGTACTTTATCCTGTGCTTTGGTTTATTATGTTAGTTGGCCTTGCAGGCTTAGCTTACTCGGTATATTTACTCTATGCAGGTGTTCCAATCATTATGAATATTCCTGAAGAAAAAGGGTTTATCTACGCAAGTTCAGTCGTTACGGCAGGATTAGTTCTGTTAGTCGGCCTAATGGGAAGTAGTGTCATCTTATGGAGCTTAGGTTTTGGCCCTATGATGCAATAA
- a CDS encoding glucosaminidase domain-containing protein encodes MTKNTYQKILFVIILLMSLFAINYWVKSSSPIPDHQQDKSQKLASETKISTKSSPPKQAKDITLNSLDELIALFDTLNYNTESWQAGVREVPRLSFERVSEKWQQTSNEIPVQLKKMVFFRLMAPLILISNENITAEREVVKLARLDDAKLTAIARKYRITSETLESITEEQRQQLLKRVDIMPPSLVLAQAAEESGWATSRFTLEGNAFFGQWDFSGNGMIPKQQRKELGNYGLARFDTPQASVEGYMLNINTNAAYIKLRELRRDLRADKQPITGLELANTLDRYSERGQAYIDGIQGMIRFNKLDQVDEAYLSDDAPLHLISANQ; translated from the coding sequence ATGACCAAAAACACTTATCAAAAAATACTCTTTGTTATAATACTCCTGATGAGCCTTTTTGCTATTAACTATTGGGTGAAGTCTTCATCACCAATACCAGATCACCAGCAAGATAAATCTCAAAAACTTGCTTCTGAAACAAAAATCTCTACTAAAAGCTCTCCCCCGAAACAAGCTAAAGATATTACTTTGAATTCCTTAGATGAGCTTATCGCCCTATTTGATACCCTCAATTACAACACTGAAAGCTGGCAAGCAGGTGTCCGTGAAGTCCCTAGACTGAGCTTCGAACGTGTTAGCGAGAAATGGCAGCAGACTTCGAATGAAATACCAGTACAACTAAAAAAAATGGTTTTCTTTAGGCTTATGGCCCCACTGATCCTCATTAGTAATGAAAACATCACAGCAGAAAGAGAAGTTGTCAAACTCGCTAGACTCGATGATGCTAAATTAACCGCTATAGCAAGAAAATACAGAATCACTAGCGAAACTTTAGAGTCAATAACCGAAGAGCAACGCCAACAATTATTGAAGCGTGTTGATATCATGCCGCCTTCACTGGTACTAGCACAAGCTGCAGAAGAAAGTGGTTGGGCAACATCGAGATTTACTTTAGAGGGTAATGCTTTCTTTGGCCAATGGGATTTCAGTGGTAACGGAATGATCCCTAAGCAACAACGAAAGGAGCTAGGTAACTATGGTTTAGCAAGATTTGATACCCCTCAAGCATCTGTTGAAGGTTATATGCTCAATATTAATACTAACGCTGCCTATATAAAGTTACGTGAGCTTAGAAGAGACTTAAGAGCTGATAAACAGCCAATAACAGGGTTAGAGTTAGCCAACACCTTAGATAGATACTCTGAGCGTGGTCAAGCTTATATTGATGGTATTCAAGGGATGATACGCTTTAATAAATTAGATCAAGTTGATGAGGCTTATTTAAGTGACGATGCACCACTTCATTTAATATCAGCTAATCAATAA
- the feoB gene encoding Fe(2+) transporter permease subunit FeoB, with protein MTKEFHCVTVGNPNAGKSTLFNALTGSNQQVGNWSGVTVEKKTGYFTLDNTNVHLTDLPGIYDLLPAGNSCDCSLDEQIAQQYLAEQRVDGIINLVDATNIERHLYLTVQLRELGVPMVVVLNKIDAAKKLGITTDLESMSKELGCPVIAVCSREEADVKRVQDQVLRLLNGEITESPLMLDYDESIESGVKTLQQHSDDLSRGRALAMLGNGNGCGQCDSTSLKDVVNECTQIAEQSGTDIEVLVATTRFDFVQKVFDSSVNVAGHESASDKLDKVLLHPVLGVPVFLFVMYLMFMFSINVGSAFIDFFDIAAGAVFVDQFGALLESIGSPVWLVTILAGGIGQGIQTVATFIPVIAALFLALSVLEASGYMSRAAFVVDGLMRRIGLPGKAFVPMIVGFGCSVPAIMATRTLGSERERIVTGMMAPFMSCGARLPVYALFAAAFFPDSGQNLVFLLYIIGILAAVGTGLLLRSTVLPGSSSAVVMELPSYEMPKLKAVFSRTTKRTKSFILGAGKTIVIVVTLLNFINAIGTDGSFGHEDSKESVLSVLSQKVTPLFSPMGVEQENWPATVGIITGIFAKEAVVGTLNSLYSDPADGEEELASLSESFSEALATIPENLFGIAPEDPLSLDVGNVENIEEAAEEQGVDRSTFSALQAGFTTKVAAFSYLLFVLLYTPCVAAMGALVNEFGNKWARFAALWTFALAYGSATVVYQGANIAKHPVQSVSWISFFTIALVGYYMWLKKQGKKNQQIIPGVRVITE; from the coding sequence TTGAGAAAAAAACGGGTTACTTCACTTTAGATAATACCAATGTTCACCTTACTGATTTACCCGGTATTTATGATTTATTGCCAGCGGGTAACAGCTGCGACTGTTCTTTAGATGAGCAGATAGCGCAACAGTATCTTGCTGAGCAACGAGTTGATGGCATTATCAACTTAGTTGATGCGACTAATATTGAAAGACACCTTTATTTAACAGTACAACTTAGAGAGCTTGGTGTTCCTATGGTTGTGGTTTTAAATAAGATTGATGCAGCTAAAAAGTTGGGTATCACGACTGATTTAGAATCAATGAGTAAAGAGCTTGGCTGTCCAGTGATAGCGGTGTGTTCTAGAGAAGAAGCTGATGTTAAGCGGGTTCAAGATCAGGTTTTAAGATTGCTAAATGGCGAAATAACAGAGTCGCCATTAATGCTTGATTACGATGAAAGCATCGAGTCAGGCGTTAAAACGTTACAGCAACATTCGGATGACTTAAGCCGCGGCCGTGCATTAGCCATGTTAGGTAATGGTAATGGCTGTGGTCAATGTGATAGCACCAGCTTAAAAGATGTTGTGAATGAATGTACTCAAATCGCAGAACAATCTGGAACTGATATCGAAGTATTAGTGGCGACTACTCGTTTTGATTTTGTTCAAAAAGTATTTGATAGCTCAGTCAATGTTGCAGGCCATGAAAGTGCCAGTGATAAATTAGATAAAGTATTACTTCATCCCGTTTTAGGTGTACCTGTATTCCTATTCGTTATGTATTTGATGTTCATGTTTAGTATCAACGTTGGTAGCGCCTTTATCGACTTCTTTGATATTGCAGCAGGTGCAGTTTTTGTTGATCAATTTGGTGCGCTGCTAGAGTCTATTGGCTCTCCAGTTTGGTTAGTAACCATTTTAGCGGGTGGTATCGGCCAAGGTATTCAAACGGTCGCGACATTCATTCCAGTTATCGCTGCGCTATTTTTAGCGCTTTCTGTGCTTGAAGCTTCTGGTTACATGTCTAGAGCTGCTTTCGTCGTTGATGGTTTGATGCGCCGCATCGGGTTACCAGGTAAAGCTTTTGTTCCTATGATTGTCGGTTTTGGTTGCTCAGTACCTGCAATTATGGCTACTCGTACATTAGGTAGTGAAAGAGAACGCATCGTTACTGGGATGATGGCACCATTTATGTCTTGTGGCGCACGTTTACCGGTTTACGCATTATTCGCTGCTGCATTTTTCCCTGACTCAGGACAAAACCTTGTATTTTTATTGTATATCATCGGTATTTTAGCCGCTGTAGGTACGGGATTATTGTTACGTAGCACAGTATTACCAGGCAGTAGCAGCGCAGTTGTAATGGAACTACCAAGCTATGAAATGCCAAAACTTAAAGCTGTTTTTTCTCGTACAACAAAACGTACTAAGAGCTTTATTTTAGGTGCAGGTAAAACCATTGTTATCGTAGTGACCTTACTTAACTTTATTAATGCAATTGGTACTGATGGCAGCTTTGGACATGAAGACAGTAAAGAATCTGTCTTAAGTGTGTTAAGTCAAAAAGTAACGCCACTATTCTCGCCAATGGGTGTAGAACAAGAAAACTGGCCAGCAACTGTTGGTATCATCACAGGTATCTTTGCTAAAGAAGCGGTTGTTGGAACGTTAAATAGCTTGTACTCTGATCCAGCTGATGGTGAAGAAGAGCTAGCCAGTCTTTCTGAAAGCTTTTCTGAAGCACTCGCGACAATTCCTGAAAACTTATTTGGTATTGCGCCAGAAGATCCATTGTCATTAGATGTTGGTAACGTTGAAAATATTGAGGAAGCAGCAGAAGAGCAGGGTGTTGATCGTTCAACCTTTAGTGCACTTCAAGCTGGTTTTACAACTAAGGTAGCTGCGTTTTCATACTTATTATTTGTTTTGCTCTATACTCCGTGTGTTGCGGCTATGGGCGCACTAGTAAATGAATTTGGCAATAAGTGGGCACGTTTTGCTGCTTTATGGACGTTTGCTTTAGCTTACGGCAGTGCGACAGTTGTTTACCAAGGGGCAAATATTGCTAAGCACCCTGTACAGTCGGTGAGTTGGATTTCGTTCTTCACTATTGCGTTAGTAGGCTATTACATGTGGCTTAAGAAGCAAGGTAAAAAGAACCAGCAAATTATTCCTGGCGTAAGAGTTATCACTGAATAA
- the miaE gene encoding tRNA isopentenyl-2-thiomethyl-A-37 hydroxylase MiaE, whose amino-acid sequence MQQLLAPIYRFLKCETPDSWINKASHSDNLSIILRDHLLCELKAAQSAMFLIRKYAVDKESANRLTQWVKPYEEFAYKRVGDLASLKGKSNITKQVTVRDNCPYGQDLVDKMVLLIKEELHHFYQVMELMDKKNVPYELLEAGRYAKGMMKHVKTFEPDALVDKLIIGAFIEARSCERFAKLAPHLDADLEKFYISLLRSEARHYQDYLSLAESISGKDISERVAFFAQVEADLILLPDEDFKFHSGLPV is encoded by the coding sequence ATGCAGCAATTATTGGCGCCCATTTATCGTTTTTTAAAGTGTGAGACCCCTGATAGTTGGATTAACAAAGCGAGTCATTCTGATAATTTATCCATTATTCTACGAGATCATTTGCTTTGTGAACTTAAAGCCGCCCAAAGCGCCATGTTTCTTATTCGTAAATATGCAGTTGATAAAGAAAGTGCGAATCGACTTACGCAGTGGGTAAAACCTTACGAAGAGTTTGCTTACAAACGTGTGGGTGATTTAGCAAGCTTAAAGGGCAAAAGTAATATCACTAAGCAAGTCACCGTAAGGGATAATTGTCCCTATGGACAAGACCTTGTTGATAAAATGGTGCTACTGATAAAAGAAGAGTTGCACCATTTCTATCAAGTTATGGAGCTAATGGATAAGAAGAATGTGCCTTATGAACTTTTAGAAGCTGGGCGTTATGCTAAAGGAATGATGAAGCATGTTAAGACTTTTGAGCCTGATGCATTAGTTGATAAGTTAATTATTGGAGCGTTTATTGAAGCAAGATCGTGTGAGCGTTTTGCCAAACTTGCTCCACACCTCGATGCTGACTTAGAAAAATTTTATATCTCTTTACTTCGCTCAGAAGCCCGCCATTATCAAGACTATTTATCACTTGCAGAGTCTATTTCTGGTAAGGACATCAGTGAAAGGGTCGCTTTTTTTGCGCAGGTGGAAGCTGATTTAATTTTACTTCCTGACGAAGATTTTAAGTTCCATAGTGGCTTGCCAGTGTAA
- the cysS gene encoding cysteine--tRNA ligase, whose amino-acid sequence MLKIYNSMSREKQEFKPINPGKIGMYVCGITIYDLCHIGHGRTFVSFDMIVRYLRYSGFDVNYLRNITDVDDKIIKRAAENKESCDSLTERLIGEMHNDFDSLNMMRPDFEPRATLHIEEIIEMVQTLIAKDHAYVSESGDVLFSVSSFAEYGRLSGQNLEQLQAGARVEVEDTKRDPMDFVLWKMSKPGEPTWESPWGPGRPGWHIECSAMNSKHLGEHFDIHGGGSDLQFPHHENEIAQSCCAHGSQYVNYWMHTGMVMVDKEKMSKSLGNFFTIRDVLAHYDPETVRYFLLSGHYRSQLNYSEDNLKQAKSALERIYTSLKGLDLSVTAAPAEAFIAKFKTAMDDDFNTPEAYSVIFEMVREINRLKLIDMAQASALGVSLKSLTDVLGLINRDVDAFFQGEGSDDEVAEIEALIVERNRARAEKDWPAADAARDRLNALNVVLEDGEEGTTWRKKS is encoded by the coding sequence ATGTTGAAAATTTACAATAGTATGAGTCGTGAAAAGCAAGAATTTAAACCGATTAACCCAGGCAAGATTGGCATGTATGTATGTGGTATCACCATATATGATTTATGTCACATTGGTCATGGTCGTACTTTTGTTTCTTTCGATATGATTGTTCGTTATTTACGTTACAGTGGTTTTGACGTGAACTACCTACGTAACATCACTGACGTTGATGATAAAATCATTAAGCGCGCCGCTGAAAATAAAGAAAGTTGTGATTCATTAACTGAGCGATTAATTGGCGAAATGCACAATGATTTTGACTCACTAAATATGATGCGTCCTGATTTTGAACCAAGAGCGACGCTGCACATCGAAGAAATCATTGAAATGGTGCAAACACTTATTGCTAAAGATCATGCCTATGTATCTGAAAGCGGTGATGTACTGTTCAGTGTGTCTTCGTTCGCTGAATATGGTCGTTTGTCTGGTCAAAACCTTGAACAACTTCAAGCTGGCGCGCGTGTTGAAGTAGAAGACACCAAACGTGACCCTATGGACTTCGTTTTGTGGAAAATGTCTAAACCTGGTGAACCAACTTGGGAATCGCCATGGGGACCAGGTCGTCCTGGTTGGCACATTGAATGTTCAGCAATGAACAGCAAGCATTTAGGCGAGCATTTTGATATTCATGGTGGCGGTAGCGATTTACAGTTCCCACATCATGAAAATGAGATTGCACAATCATGCTGTGCACACGGCTCACAATATGTGAACTACTGGATGCATACTGGCATGGTCATGGTCGATAAAGAGAAAATGTCTAAATCATTAGGCAACTTCTTTACCATTCGTGATGTATTAGCGCATTACGATCCTGAAACTGTTCGTTATTTCTTGCTATCAGGGCATTACCGTAGTCAGTTAAATTATTCAGAAGATAATTTGAAGCAAGCTAAATCAGCTCTAGAGAGAATTTATACCTCACTAAAAGGCTTAGACTTATCTGTTACTGCTGCGCCTGCAGAAGCCTTTATTGCTAAGTTTAAAACGGCAATGGATGATGATTTTAATACGCCAGAAGCTTATTCAGTTATTTTCGAAATGGTGCGTGAGATTAACCGCTTAAAACTAATCGATATGGCACAAGCAAGCGCACTCGGTGTCAGCCTTAAATCATTAACGGATGTTTTAGGTCTAATCAATCGTGATGTTGATGCTTTCTTCCAAGGTGAAGGCAGTGATGACGAAGTCGCAGAAATTGAAGCGTTAATCGTTGAGCGTAATCGTGCTCGTGCTGAAAAAGACTGGCCTGCTGCTGATGCAGCTCGCGATAGATTGAATGCGTTAAACGTTGTCTTAGAAGATGGCGAAGAAGGCACAACTTGGCGTAAAAAGTCTTAA
- a CDS encoding peptidylprolyl isomerase translates to MITLHTNMGDIKIALNAEKAPLTVENFIKYVKDGFYDGTVFHRVIDGFMVQGGGFTEDMVQKTPNAAIKNEANNGLSNKIGTLAMARTSDPHSATAQFFINVSDNTFLDHKAETGQGWGYCVFAEVVEGLDIVEKIKGVSTGNRGMHQDVPLEAVVINSASIAE, encoded by the coding sequence ATGATCACTTTGCACACCAACATGGGCGATATCAAAATTGCTCTTAATGCTGAAAAAGCGCCTCTTACTGTTGAAAACTTCATCAAGTACGTTAAAGACGGTTTCTATGACGGCACAGTTTTTCACCGCGTTATTGACGGGTTTATGGTACAAGGTGGTGGATTTACTGAAGATATGGTTCAGAAAACACCTAACGCAGCTATCAAAAACGAAGCTAACAACGGTTTATCGAACAAAATCGGTACATTAGCAATGGCGCGTACTTCTGATCCACATTCAGCAACGGCGCAATTCTTCATCAACGTTAGCGACAACACTTTCTTAGATCATAAAGCAGAAACCGGTCAAGGCTGGGGTTACTGTGTATTTGCTGAAGTGGTTGAAGGCTTAGACATCGTTGAGAAAATTAAAGGTGTTAGCACGGGTAACCGTGGTATGCATCAAGATGTGCCACTAGAAGCCGTGGTAATCAACAGTGCTAGCATTGCTGAATAA